Proteins from one Prosthecobacter sp. genomic window:
- the argF gene encoding ornithine carbamoyltransferase, with the protein MKHLLSIEELSGAQIEKLVDLACVLKKDRTASPQVLNGQQWALIFTKSSTRTRVSFEVGIRELGGSVMFLSGADIQLGRGEPIKDTARVMGRMIHGAVIRTFAQQDVVDFAQFSGIPTINALTDDEHPCQILADLQTIQERLGGWKDKRVCFLGDGDCNVARSWIWASARLGFELVIGAPKAFQPQETFMQRVPTGTIRVVDDPAEAVKGCDVLYTDVWVSMGKEAESADRIEILKPWQINSDLLKHAKPNAIVMHCLPAYRGKEITDEVMEAHADVIFDQAENRLHAQKAVIVEITRK; encoded by the coding sequence ATGAAACACCTCCTTTCCATCGAAGAACTCAGCGGCGCGCAGATCGAGAAGCTCGTCGATCTGGCCTGCGTGCTGAAAAAAGACCGCACCGCATCGCCACAAGTGCTCAACGGGCAGCAATGGGCGCTGATCTTCACCAAGTCATCGACACGCACCCGCGTGAGCTTTGAAGTCGGCATTCGTGAACTGGGCGGCTCGGTGATGTTTCTTTCCGGCGCGGACATTCAACTTGGCCGCGGCGAACCGATCAAAGACACCGCCCGCGTCATGGGCCGCATGATTCATGGCGCGGTCATCCGCACCTTCGCGCAGCAGGACGTGGTGGATTTCGCGCAGTTCAGCGGCATTCCCACGATCAACGCTTTGACCGATGACGAGCATCCCTGCCAGATCCTGGCCGATTTGCAGACCATCCAGGAACGTTTGGGTGGCTGGAAGGACAAACGCGTTTGTTTCCTCGGCGATGGCGACTGCAACGTGGCCCGCTCGTGGATCTGGGCGTCCGCGAGACTCGGCTTTGAACTCGTCATTGGTGCGCCAAAGGCCTTCCAACCGCAGGAGACCTTCATGCAGCGCGTTCCCACTGGCACCATCCGCGTTGTCGATGATCCGGCCGAGGCTGTGAAAGGTTGCGACGTGCTCTACACCGACGTGTGGGTCAGCATGGGCAAGGAGGCCGAAAGCGCCGACCGCATCGAGATTTTGAAGCCCTGGCAGATCAACTCCGACCTCCTGAAGCACGCCAAACCGAACGCCATCGTCATGCACTGCCTGCCCGCGTATCGCGGCAAGGAAATCACGGACGAAGTCATGGAAGCCCACGCTGATGTGATCTTCGACCAGGCCGAGAACCGTCTGCACGCGCAGAAAGCGGTGATCGTGGAGATCACGCGGAAATAG
- a CDS encoding acetylornithine/succinylornithine family transaminase: MRTSDQLMQEFVLPNYGRYNVWPVRGEGAYVWDRDGKKYLDFAGGVAVCPLGHCPPPVVKALTEQANTLIHVSNWYCIDKQGELARILVEECVGIAGKCFFCNSGAEANEGLLKLARKYGQQTGGRYEIITFTGSFHGRTFGAMSATAQEKIHGGFGPLPPGFVYAPFNDVQALEAAITDKTVAILLEPIQGESGVNAVTPEFLRAAQRLCREKDILLLLDEVQCGFGRAGEMAGWRSIIPGDEIQPDGISWAKAIGSGFPLGSFWVNDRRDLSRVLGPGTHGTTYGGSPLACAVGIATLRTILDEKLCDNAKTRGAAIATSARGWNHSLIKEVRQLGLFIGFELNAEAISAKSGGKLPSIFLAQKLLDAGMMVTPAGPNVVRWLSPLNITAQHAAEGLSIFKAALDQLL; encoded by the coding sequence ATGAGAACGAGTGATCAACTGATGCAGGAGTTTGTTTTGCCGAACTATGGCCGCTACAACGTGTGGCCGGTGCGTGGCGAGGGTGCCTATGTGTGGGATCGCGATGGGAAGAAGTATCTCGACTTCGCAGGCGGTGTGGCCGTGTGCCCGCTCGGTCATTGCCCCCCACCGGTCGTGAAAGCGCTCACGGAGCAAGCGAACACGCTCATCCATGTCTCAAATTGGTACTGCATCGACAAGCAGGGCGAGTTGGCGCGGATTTTGGTCGAAGAGTGCGTCGGCATTGCCGGAAAGTGCTTCTTCTGCAACAGCGGCGCGGAGGCGAATGAAGGCCTGCTCAAGCTCGCCCGCAAATACGGCCAGCAGACCGGCGGACGCTACGAAATCATCACCTTCACCGGTTCCTTCCATGGCCGTACGTTCGGTGCGATGAGCGCCACGGCGCAGGAGAAGATTCACGGTGGCTTTGGTCCGCTGCCACCGGGCTTTGTTTATGCACCGTTCAACGATGTGCAGGCCCTCGAAGCAGCGATCACGGACAAAACCGTCGCCATTCTGCTGGAGCCGATTCAGGGCGAAAGCGGTGTAAATGCCGTCACGCCGGAGTTTCTGCGTGCGGCTCAACGTTTGTGCCGCGAGAAGGATATTCTGCTGCTTTTGGATGAAGTGCAGTGCGGCTTTGGCCGCGCTGGCGAAATGGCCGGCTGGCGCAGCATCATCCCTGGCGATGAAATTCAACCCGACGGCATCAGTTGGGCCAAAGCCATCGGCAGCGGCTTTCCGCTCGGCTCGTTCTGGGTGAATGATCGCCGCGATTTGAGCAGGGTGCTCGGCCCGGGCACGCACGGCACGACGTATGGCGGCTCACCGCTCGCCTGCGCCGTCGGCATCGCCACGCTGCGCACGATTTTGGATGAGAAGCTCTGCGACAATGCCAAAACACGCGGCGCGGCCATCGCGACATCTGCACGCGGCTGGAATCATTCTCTCATCAAGGAAGTGCGGCAGTTGGGCCTGTTCATCGGTTTTGAACTCAACGCCGAGGCGATCTCGGCAAAATCCGGCGGCAAGCTGCCGTCCATCTTCCTTGCGCAAAAGCTGCTGGATGCCGGGATGATGGTCACGCCCGCCGGCCCGAACGTCGTCCGCTGGCTCTCACCGCTGAACATCACGGCGCAGCACGCGGCGGAAGGTCTGTCGATCTTCAAAGCCGCCCTCGATCAGTTGCTCTGA
- the argB gene encoding acetylglutamate kinase has translation MNSLDTQITKSAVLLEALPYMQSFRGCTFLIKVGGSAMEDPVQVDSFLRDVVFLEAVGINPVIVHGGGKAISKAMTESGLQAKFINGMRVTDDETIKIVEETLARVINPEIVSKINAFGGKAVGIPGTEVFLGEKMKGDLGWVGEVNDCKLGLIQAAVAGEFVPVVSPVARELASGRTLNVNADLAACGLAKRLKATKLIFLSDVRGVMRDPKDDTTLIPSLDEASIAKLKAENIISGGMIPKVDSSLDSLRGGVGKVHLIDGRLPHALILEIFTDGGIGTEIHL, from the coding sequence ATGAATTCCCTCGATACCCAAATCACCAAATCCGCCGTACTTCTCGAAGCCCTGCCTTACATGCAGAGCTTTCGTGGCTGCACGTTTCTGATCAAGGTCGGCGGCAGCGCGATGGAAGACCCTGTACAAGTCGATAGCTTTCTGCGCGACGTTGTTTTCCTCGAAGCCGTGGGCATCAACCCCGTGATCGTGCACGGCGGAGGCAAGGCGATCTCCAAGGCGATGACCGAGTCCGGTCTTCAAGCCAAATTCATCAACGGCATGCGCGTAACCGACGACGAGACAATCAAGATCGTCGAGGAGACACTCGCCCGCGTGATCAACCCGGAGATCGTGAGCAAGATCAACGCTTTCGGCGGCAAGGCCGTGGGCATTCCCGGTACCGAAGTCTTCCTTGGCGAAAAAATGAAGGGTGATCTCGGCTGGGTCGGCGAGGTGAATGACTGCAAGCTCGGTTTGATCCAGGCGGCAGTCGCAGGTGAGTTCGTTCCCGTCGTTTCACCCGTGGCCCGCGAACTGGCCTCCGGCAGAACGCTCAACGTGAACGCCGATCTGGCCGCCTGTGGCCTCGCCAAACGGCTCAAGGCCACCAAGCTCATTTTCCTGAGCGATGTGCGCGGCGTGATGCGCGATCCGAAGGACGACACGACACTCATTCCGAGCCTCGACGAGGCCTCCATCGCCAAACTGAAGGCGGAGAACATCATCAGCGGCGGAATGATTCCGAAGGTCGATTCATCGCTCGACTCGCTGCGTGGTGGCGTGGGCAAGGTGCATCTCATTGATGGCCGTCTGCCGCATGCGCTGATTCTCGAAATCTTCACCGATGGCGGGATTGGCACGGAGATTCATTTGTGA
- the argJ gene encoding bifunctional glutamate N-acetyltransferase/amino-acid acetyltransferase ArgJ yields the protein MAVKAHDERECRVPFKIVSGGVTAAKGFRAGAVTCGIKNPDATRLDLALIVSDSPTVTDAVFTTNKVRAACVRVCQQHIKDSDTRAIIANSGNANACTGVQGIQDAKAMTKAVAEELGVKMRQVLVCSTGIIGMPMPIERIIPKVPDVVAKLNPKGSEDAMRAIMTSDTQPKTFAIEVPCGKGSFRIGGIAKGAGMICPNMATMLCFITTDAKVAKDKMHRAMRYAVEKSFNCITIDGDTSTNDTVIVMSNGASDVPLIKKNTPEGELFRCALHKVMLELAKMIVCDGERVTKFVEIRVRNARTLGDARKAAEAVAKSLLVKCSFHGCDPNWGRIIHAVGYSGARIREELIDIYFGGLQACKGGLVTKTPVAEMEKVVKEPKFTVTIDLNLGTSGYTVYTSDLSEEYVDFNSAEYSAAVHAKRQKGFA from the coding sequence ATGGCCGTCAAAGCTCATGACGAGCGCGAATGCCGCGTTCCATTCAAAATCGTCTCCGGTGGTGTCACTGCCGCCAAGGGCTTTCGTGCTGGTGCCGTGACCTGCGGCATCAAGAACCCCGATGCCACGCGTCTCGACCTCGCGCTCATCGTTTCCGACTCGCCGACCGTCACGGATGCCGTGTTCACGACGAACAAAGTCCGTGCCGCCTGCGTGCGCGTGTGCCAGCAGCACATCAAGGACAGCGACACGCGTGCCATCATCGCCAATAGCGGCAACGCGAACGCCTGCACCGGCGTGCAGGGCATTCAAGACGCCAAGGCGATGACCAAGGCCGTGGCGGAAGAACTGGGCGTGAAGATGCGCCAGGTGCTCGTCTGCTCGACGGGCATCATCGGCATGCCGATGCCGATTGAACGCATCATTCCCAAAGTGCCCGATGTGGTTGCCAAGCTAAACCCCAAAGGCTCCGAAGACGCGATGCGTGCCATCATGACGAGCGACACGCAGCCGAAGACCTTCGCCATCGAAGTGCCCTGCGGCAAAGGCAGCTTCCGCATCGGCGGCATCGCCAAAGGTGCCGGCATGATCTGTCCGAACATGGCCACGATGCTCTGCTTCATCACCACGGACGCGAAAGTCGCCAAGGATAAAATGCACCGTGCCATGCGCTACGCCGTGGAGAAGTCCTTCAACTGCATCACCATCGACGGTGACACCAGTACGAACGACACCGTCATCGTGATGAGCAATGGCGCCAGCGACGTGCCCTTGATCAAAAAGAACACGCCCGAAGGCGAGCTGTTCCGCTGCGCCCTGCACAAGGTAATGCTCGAACTTGCGAAGATGATCGTCTGCGACGGCGAGCGCGTGACCAAGTTCGTTGAAATTCGCGTGCGCAATGCCCGCACGCTCGGCGATGCCCGCAAGGCTGCTGAAGCGGTGGCCAAATCGCTGCTGGTGAAGTGCTCTTTCCATGGCTGCGACCCGAACTGGGGCCGCATCATTCACGCCGTCGGTTATTCTGGCGCGCGCATTCGTGAAGAACTCATCGACATCTACTTCGGCGGTTTGCAGGCCTGCAAAGGCGGCCTTGTGACCAAAACACCCGTCGCGGAGATGGAGAAGGTCGTCAAAGAGCCGAAGTTCACCGTCACCATCGACCTCAATCTCGGCACCAGCGGCTACACCGTCTATACAAGCGACCTCTCCGAGGAGTACGTCGATTTCAACAGCGCCGAATACTCCGCCGCCGTACATGCGAAGCGCCAGAAGGGCTTTGCTTGA
- the argC gene encoding N-acetyl-gamma-glutamyl-phosphate reductase — translation MSAPVKVAVVGASGYSGAELLRLLLRHPNAELVAVTSRSLAGKALSKEFPRFRGVGLADSLTFTAPDATALKAAGAEIAFLALPHGVSVEYAKPLLELGLKVIDLSADFRLRSAALYEEFYGHAHPAPELLDEAVYALPEVRAEQIKTARLIACPGCYPTSILLPLIPLLKAGLLADSPLSVASMSGASGAGRKESIPLLFCEVQNSVRSYSVPLHRHLSEVGQELALAAGREVKLSFVPHLMPTHSGICTTIFAQLQPGVTIDQIGAALHAAYDTQPFVRLLGVNQSPDTKNVTGTNFVDIGWSYDARAGQLILMSAEDNIGKGASGQAVQNMNLICGFEATAGLLNI, via the coding sequence ATGTCCGCACCCGTCAAAGTCGCCGTCGTTGGAGCCAGTGGTTACTCAGGAGCCGAGCTCCTGCGTCTCCTGCTGCGCCATCCGAACGCCGAGCTGGTGGCGGTGACTTCGCGGTCATTGGCCGGCAAGGCGCTGTCAAAAGAGTTTCCGCGCTTCCGTGGCGTCGGTCTGGCCGATTCACTCACTTTCACCGCGCCCGATGCGACCGCTTTGAAAGCTGCGGGAGCCGAGATCGCCTTCCTGGCGCTGCCGCATGGTGTTTCTGTCGAATATGCCAAACCGTTGCTCGAGCTCGGCCTGAAGGTGATCGACTTGAGCGCCGACTTCCGCCTTCGCAGCGCCGCGCTTTATGAGGAATTTTACGGTCATGCGCATCCCGCGCCTGAGTTGCTCGATGAGGCGGTTTATGCGCTTCCCGAGGTGCGTGCGGAGCAGATCAAGACCGCGCGGCTCATCGCGTGCCCCGGCTGCTATCCCACGAGCATCCTGCTGCCGCTCATTCCACTGCTCAAAGCCGGTCTGCTGGCCGATTCGCCGCTTTCCGTCGCCAGCATGAGCGGTGCGAGCGGCGCGGGTCGCAAAGAGAGCATCCCCCTGCTCTTCTGCGAAGTGCAAAACAGCGTGCGCAGCTACAGCGTGCCGCTGCATCGTCATTTGAGCGAAGTTGGCCAGGAACTCGCCCTCGCCGCCGGTCGCGAGGTGAAGCTCTCCTTTGTGCCGCATCTCATGCCCACGCACTCCGGCATCTGCACGACGATTTTTGCCCAGTTGCAGCCCGGTGTGACGATTGACCAAATCGGCGCGGCTTTGCATGCCGCGTATGACACGCAGCCGTTTGTGCGTTTGCTCGGCGTGAACCAATCTCCCGACACGAAGAACGTCACCGGCACGAATTTCGTGGACATCGGCTGGTCCTACGATGCCCGTGCAGGACAACTCATCTTGATGAGTGCAGAAGATAACATCGGCAAAGGCGCCTCGGGCCAGGCCGTGCAAAACATGAACCTGATCTGCGGCTTCGAGGCCACCGCAGGCCTTCTCAACATCTGA
- a CDS encoding AAA family ATPase yields the protein MSDSTPETPEADQPKTPTTPEEITRKLEDFIKNTLGGQVLFTRVDGPGARREQESGEKSGEEPQEDNEEAFEFHYKPADIKAHLDRFVIRQDEAKKVLATAVCDHYHHAQMLREDRESDSTGPRLEFSKQNVIIIGPTGVGKTYLVKHIADLIGVPFVKADATKFSETGYVGADVDDLVRDLVAKANGDIDLAEHGIIYLDEIDKLSSGPEKLGRDVSGRGVQTTLLKLMEETEVPLYAPNDIRSQMQMMFDTRKGRTGREVVNTRNILFIVSGAFSGLDKIIEKRTNRKSIGFVSAGDSKSTAAEHLFREARTKDFIDYGFEAEFIGRLPVRVVCDPLSADDMFQIMKNSEGSLIRQYEREFAAYGVKAVFEDDALREIASRAEDEKTGARGLVTVWERVLRDFKFEMPSLGLPELRIDGALVKNPEQVLAQCRTQAATFAVELGVAHADEIKGFAERFQRDHGFTLDFDASAIAAIAARAQREGAHVDVMCEKLFKDYPFGLKLVTRSTGETSFALSADAIANPDKFVSDLVVSACRQQPPPASNIIDITPDSTAHES from the coding sequence ATGAGCGACTCCACGCCCGAAACACCCGAAGCCGACCAGCCGAAGACTCCCACCACGCCGGAGGAGATCACGCGCAAGCTGGAGGACTTCATCAAGAACACGCTGGGCGGCCAGGTGCTCTTCACGCGTGTGGACGGGCCTGGCGCACGGCGTGAGCAGGAAAGCGGCGAAAAATCCGGTGAGGAGCCTCAGGAAGACAACGAGGAAGCTTTTGAATTCCATTACAAGCCCGCCGACATCAAAGCGCATCTCGACCGCTTCGTAATCCGGCAGGACGAGGCCAAGAAGGTGCTAGCCACGGCGGTTTGTGATCATTATCACCACGCGCAGATGCTGCGTGAGGACCGTGAGTCAGACTCGACCGGCCCACGGCTCGAATTCTCCAAGCAGAACGTCATCATCATCGGTCCCACGGGCGTGGGGAAGACCTACCTCGTCAAACACATCGCTGATCTCATTGGCGTGCCGTTTGTGAAGGCGGACGCGACAAAATTCAGCGAAACCGGCTACGTCGGCGCGGATGTGGACGATCTGGTGCGTGACCTCGTGGCGAAAGCGAACGGCGACATCGACCTGGCCGAGCACGGCATCATCTACCTGGATGAAATCGACAAGCTGAGCAGCGGGCCGGAAAAACTGGGCCGCGATGTGAGCGGGCGCGGCGTGCAAACCACGCTGCTGAAACTCATGGAGGAGACCGAGGTGCCGCTCTACGCGCCGAATGACATCCGCAGCCAGATGCAGATGATGTTCGACACGCGCAAAGGCCGCACCGGCCGTGAGGTGGTGAACACGCGCAACATTCTGTTCATTGTCAGCGGTGCTTTCAGCGGCCTCGACAAGATCATCGAGAAGCGTACGAACCGGAAATCCATCGGCTTCGTCTCTGCTGGTGACTCAAAATCAACCGCTGCCGAGCATCTGTTCCGCGAGGCGCGCACGAAGGACTTCATCGACTACGGTTTCGAGGCCGAGTTCATCGGCCGCCTGCCGGTGCGCGTGGTGTGTGATCCGCTCAGCGCGGATGACATGTTCCAGATCATGAAGAACTCCGAGGGCAGCCTCATCCGCCAGTATGAGCGGGAGTTTGCCGCTTACGGCGTGAAGGCTGTCTTTGAAGATGATGCGTTGCGTGAGATCGCCAGCCGCGCCGAGGATGAAAAAACCGGCGCGCGCGGCCTCGTGACCGTCTGGGAGCGTGTGCTGCGAGATTTCAAATTTGAAATGCCCAGCCTCGGTCTTCCGGAACTGCGCATTGATGGCGCGTTGGTCAAAAATCCCGAGCAAGTGCTCGCCCAATGCCGCACGCAGGCAGCCACCTTTGCTGTGGAGCTCGGCGTGGCGCATGCGGACGAGATCAAGGGCTTCGCCGAACGTTTTCAGCGTGATCACGGCTTCACGCTCGATTTTGACGCGTCCGCGATCGCGGCGATTGCCGCCAGGGCGCAACGTGAAGGCGCGCATGTTGACGTGATGTGCGAGAAGCTCTTCAAAGACTACCCATTCGGCCTGAAGCTCGTCACCCGCAGCACGGGTGAGACGAGTTTTGCCCTCTCCGCCGACGCGATAGCCAATCCCGACAAGTTTGTCAGCGATCTCGTCGTCAGCGCCTGCCGTCAGCAGCCGCCACCTGCTTCCAACATCATCGACATCACTCCCGACTCCACCGCCCATGAATCGTAA
- a CDS encoding adenylate/guanylate cyclase domain-containing protein yields MNRNHAAAMFIGVLICIPLLALYHFGFFQSTADWFAGLYARGFILPQGGLKQLVWLQYGYYTLMAFVSAWVCLEMLSQWRRFAFLLGGTFLTVTFSCIMAMSGVLFEPVSGSLAMWFAGIAGIAVSGSVDGYRRHVMREYFVGRLSTRLFEELADQNNPTKMTERREITVLTCRLLNHVEIATSIEPKFFEEMAAHFQRSVSEFLIARGAYLDDCDARQVRVFFGFPLTDEHHALHAVQVAAVLRTHLAALSREIEFRFGKRAQIGVAFSSGPAVCGLYGVSHFESFSAVGDVIDFATRLCILNSEYGSKVLLNARTYALVKDNAEVRPMEMVSVSGSSQMSEVYELLAEKGTLTEQEGRARDAFWQGVVQYRKGDLKQSLESFKNATIEDREDAPLKYFIERVETALKDKAVPEKETPKHARKLAAT; encoded by the coding sequence ATGAATCGTAATCATGCCGCCGCCATGTTCATCGGCGTGCTCATCTGCATTCCGCTGCTGGCCCTGTATCACTTCGGCTTTTTCCAAAGCACGGCGGACTGGTTCGCGGGGCTGTATGCGCGCGGCTTCATCCTGCCGCAGGGCGGTTTGAAGCAGCTCGTCTGGCTGCAATACGGTTACTACACGCTGATGGCGTTCGTCAGCGCCTGGGTGTGCCTCGAAATGCTCTCGCAGTGGCGGCGCTTTGCCTTTCTGCTCGGTGGAACCTTTCTCACCGTCACGTTCTCCTGCATCATGGCGATGAGCGGCGTTTTGTTCGAGCCGGTGTCGGGTTCGCTGGCGATGTGGTTTGCTGGAATCGCGGGCATCGCCGTCAGCGGCTCGGTGGACGGCTACCGCCGTCATGTGATGCGCGAGTATTTCGTCGGCAGGCTTTCCACGCGGCTCTTCGAGGAGCTGGCGGATCAAAACAATCCCACAAAAATGACGGAGCGCCGCGAGATCACCGTGTTGACCTGCCGCCTGCTCAATCACGTGGAGATCGCCACCAGCATCGAGCCAAAGTTCTTCGAGGAGATGGCCGCGCATTTCCAGCGCAGCGTGTCGGAGTTCCTCATCGCCCGTGGAGCTTATCTGGATGATTGCGACGCCCGTCAGGTGCGCGTGTTCTTCGGTTTTCCGCTCACTGACGAGCATCACGCGCTGCACGCCGTGCAGGTGGCCGCGGTGCTGCGCACGCATCTGGCCGCGCTGAGTCGCGAGATTGAGTTTCGCTTCGGCAAGCGGGCGCAAATAGGCGTGGCATTCAGCAGCGGACCGGCGGTGTGCGGGCTGTATGGCGTGAGCCACTTTGAGAGTTTCAGCGCCGTGGGCGATGTGATCGATTTCGCCACCCGGCTCTGCATTTTGAACTCCGAATACGGTAGCAAGGTGCTGCTCAACGCCCGCACTTACGCTCTGGTGAAGGACAATGCCGAGGTGCGTCCGATGGAGATGGTCAGCGTCTCCGGCTCCAGCCAGATGAGCGAAGTTTATGAACTGCTGGCTGAAAAAGGCACGCTCACCGAGCAGGAGGGTCGTGCCCGCGATGCCTTCTGGCAGGGCGTGGTGCAGTATCGCAAAGGCGATCTGAAGCAGTCGCTCGAAAGCTTCAAGAACGCCACCATTGAGGACCGCGAGGATGCGCCGCTGAAATACTTCATCGAGCGAGTCGAGACAGCCTTGAAGGACAAGGCCGTTCCTGAGAAAGAAACGCCGAAGCACGCGCGCAAACTTGCCGCCACCTGA
- the recR gene encoding recombination mediator RecR, whose protein sequence is MRIDYPPAIQRLVAQLKSLPGLGPRSAERLMLWLLQMREDRITSLSNTLMEAKERIIPCSDCGFFIENDSACLLCHDPRRQQRLLCVVEQAADVLRLERSGAFQGLYHVLGGRLSPLDNVTPEDLRMESLVNRVRDLHTEEVIIALGSDVEGEATASYIADLLRPAGIAITRLAQGMPAGGGLDHVDELTLYQALHGRRKMGWEAKS, encoded by the coding sequence GTGCGCATCGACTATCCACCTGCCATCCAGCGCCTCGTCGCCCAGCTCAAGTCGTTGCCCGGCCTCGGTCCGCGCAGCGCAGAGCGCCTGATGCTCTGGCTGCTGCAGATGCGCGAAGATCGCATCACCTCGCTTTCAAACACGCTGATGGAGGCGAAGGAGCGCATCATTCCGTGCTCCGACTGCGGCTTTTTCATTGAAAACGACAGCGCCTGCCTGCTCTGCCACGATCCCCGTCGCCAGCAGCGGCTGCTTTGCGTCGTCGAGCAAGCCGCCGACGTGCTGCGGTTGGAGCGCAGCGGCGCGTTTCAAGGTTTGTATCATGTGCTCGGCGGACGGCTCTCGCCGCTCGACAACGTCACGCCTGAAGACCTGCGCATGGAATCGCTCGTGAATCGTGTTCGTGATCTGCACACGGAGGAGGTCATCATCGCCCTCGGTTCCGATGTCGAAGGGGAGGCCACGGCCAGCTACATCGCCGATCTGCTACGACCCGCCGGCATTGCCATCACCAGGCTCGCCCAAGGCATGCCCGCAGGCGGCGGCCTCGATCATGTGGATGAGCTCACGCTTTACCAGGCCTTGCACGGGCGACGGAAGATGGGCTGGGAAGCAAAGAGTTAG